A section of the Campylobacter lanienae NCTC 13004 genome encodes:
- the msrB gene encoding peptide-methionine (R)-S-oxide reductase MsrB, translating into MIKYITTIILAITALMANPKGENMSNLKEIYLGGGCFWGTQGYFDRIKGVEFTQVGYANGKSKDTSYYEINNTDHAEVVRVKFNANVVDINEILEHYFRIIDPFSINKQGNDIGRQYRTGIYYNDESLKPIIIEFIRAKQAKFDKKIAVEIEPLKNYVEAEEYHQKYLEKNPNGYCHIDLNLANKPLYDESKFKLPSKDELKNTLSDLEYRVTQEKATERPYSSKYDKFDERGIYVDIVSKKPLFSSSDKYDAGCGWPSFTKPITTDATGYNRDLSHGMDRIEVTSRQSGSHLGHVFDDGPSDKGGLRYCINGASLEFIPYDEMDKRGYSEYKVYVK; encoded by the coding sequence ATGATAAAATACATAACTACAATAATTCTTGCCATTACTGCTTTAATGGCTAATCCAAAAGGTGAAAATATGTCAAATTTAAAAGAGATATATCTAGGTGGGGGCTGTTTTTGGGGGACTCAAGGCTATTTTGATCGTATTAAAGGTGTTGAATTTACTCAAGTAGGTTACGCAAATGGAAAGAGCAAAGATACAAGCTATTATGAGATAAATAATACCGATCACGCTGAGGTTGTTAGAGTGAAATTTAATGCTAATGTGGTGGATATAAATGAAATTTTAGAGCACTATTTTCGCATTATAGATCCATTTTCTATAAATAAACAAGGCAACGATATAGGTAGGCAGTATCGCACCGGAATTTATTATAATGATGAGAGTTTAAAACCGATTATAATTGAGTTTATAAGGGCTAAACAAGCTAAATTTGATAAGAAAATAGCCGTTGAAATAGAGCCTTTGAAAAACTATGTAGAGGCAGAAGAGTATCACCAAAAATATTTAGAAAAAAACCCAAATGGATATTGTCATATAGATTTAAATTTAGCCAATAAACCTCTATATGATGAGAGCAAATTTAAGCTCCCTAGCAAAGATGAGCTTAAAAATACTCTAAGTGATTTAGAGTATAGGGTAACACAAGAAAAGGCCACCGAACGCCCATATAGCAGCAAATATGATAAATTTGATGAGCGTGGTATATATGTGGATATAGTAAGCAAAAAGCCACTTTTTAGCTCTAGTGATAAGTATGATGCTGGATGTGGGTGGCCTAGCTTTACTAAGCCTATAACCACTGATGCGACTGGCTATAATCGTGATCTAAGCCATGGTATGGATAGGATAGAGGTAACTTCTAGACAGAGTGGAAGCCATTTGGGGCATGTCTTTGATGATGGGCCAAGCGATAAAGGTGGATTAAGATATTGTATCAATGGCGCTTCTTTGGAGTTTATCCCTTATGATGAGATGGATAAAAGGGGTTATTCTGAGTATAAGGTCTATGTGAAATAA
- a CDS encoding DarT ssDNA thymidine ADP-ribosyltransferase family protein, with the protein MAIFQVTNTISILEKLPLKNGYIYYIANLDNLSDIMSHGISAISTDPKRSHAEPIYGKAISEYVSLYFNPRNATLYSAQKSYRSKVIILQIHKTALLADGVIFTNASATAARYECANELSDLLNTQFISWSEVMSKDWNHADRSIKQSKIDKMMAEALVPTHLSIDMIAGIICQDSSIAKSIASNYNITAVADMEYFFPIKLYAPQSKDELKGLIYDEDIYLGDIDTSAITDMSELFAWSGREDFSGIDNWDVSSVTNMSGMFAGRENFNQPLDSWNVSSVVNMSWMFYNCENFNQPLDNLDVSSVVNMSGMFSGCKNFNQPLNNWDVSSVTDMGEMFAGCKNFNQPLDNWDVSSVTDMGQMFIGCTNFNQQLNSWDVSSIIDMSEMFAVCRNFNQSLDNWNVSNVKYMNSMFYKVKNFNQPLNNWDVSSVTDMSEMFRNCTKFNQPLGSWNVSSVVNMSWMFCLCDNFNQPLNSWDVSSVTDMGQMFAVCRNFNQPLNNWDVSSVDDMNGMFSSCENFNQPLNNWNVSSVIYMENMFTGCKNFNQPLNSWNVSSVAVMSYMFRGCKNFNQPLDSWNVSSVVNMIRMFAGCKNFNQPINNWDVSNVTKMSGIFDDCKINDENKPKFTNMYDLMEKDDDEDEIPF; encoded by the coding sequence ATGGCAATTTTCCAAGTAACTAACACAATTAGCATCCTAGAAAAGCTCCCACTCAAAAATGGCTACATCTATTATATTGCCAATCTTGATAATTTAAGTGATATAATGAGCCACGGCATTAGCGCTATCTCCACTGACCCAAAGCGCTCCCACGCTGAGCCGATATATGGCAAGGCAATTAGTGAATATGTAAGCCTATATTTCAACCCACGCAACGCCACCTTATACTCAGCACAAAAGAGTTACAGAAGTAAGGTTATAATCCTACAAATTCACAAAACTGCTCTACTAGCTGATGGAGTGATATTTACTAACGCTAGTGCCACTGCTGCTAGATATGAATGTGCAAATGAGCTTAGCGACTTACTAAATACGCAGTTTATCAGCTGGAGTGAGGTGATGTCAAAAGACTGGAACCACGCCGATAGATCCATCAAACAATCTAAAATAGATAAAATGATGGCTGAGGCGCTTGTGCCTACGCATTTGTCAATTGATATGATAGCTGGTATCATCTGTCAAGATAGCTCTATAGCTAAGAGTATTGCTAGTAATTACAACATTACAGCTGTAGCGGATATGGAGTATTTCTTTCCTATTAAGCTATATGCACCACAAAGCAAAGATGAGCTAAAGGGCTTAATTTATGATGAAGATATATATTTAGGCGATATAGATACTAGTGCTATAACTGATATGAGTGAGTTGTTTGCTTGGAGTGGGCGTGAAGATTTTAGCGGTATAGATAATTGGGATGTAAGCAGTGTGACTAATATGAGTGGGATGTTTGCTGGTCGCGAAAATTTCAATCAACCACTTGATAGCTGGAATGTAAGCAGTGTAGTTAATATGAGCTGGATGTTTTATAATTGTGAAAATTTCAATCAACCACTTGATAACTTGGATGTAAGCAGTGTAGTTAATATGAGTGGGATGTTTTCTGGTTGCAAAAATTTCAATCAACCACTTAATAACTGGGATGTAAGTAGTGTAACTGATATGGGTGAGATGTTTGCTGGTTGCAAAAATTTCAATCAACCACTTGATAACTGGGATGTAAGCAGTGTAACTGATATGGGTCAGATGTTTATAGGTTGCACAAATTTTAATCAACAACTTAATAGCTGGGATGTAAGCAGTATAATTGATATGAGTGAGATGTTTGCTGTTTGCAGAAATTTTAATCAATCACTTGATAACTGGAATGTATCTAATGTAAAGTATATGAATTCTATGTTTTATAAAGTTAAGAATTTCAATCAACCGCTTAATAACTGGGATGTAAGCAGTGTAACTGATATGAGTGAGATGTTTAGAAATTGCACAAAATTCAATCAACCACTTGGTAGCTGGAATGTAAGCAGTGTAGTTAATATGAGCTGGATGTTTTGCCTTTGCGATAATTTCAATCAACCGCTTAATAGCTGGGATGTAAGCAGTGTGACTGATATGGGTCAGATGTTTGCTGTTTGCAGAAATTTTAATCAACCGCTTAATAACTGGGATGTAAGCAGTGTGGATGATATGAATGGGATGTTTTCTAGTTGCGAAAATTTCAATCAACCACTTAATAACTGGAATGTAAGCAGTGTAATTTATATGGAAAATATGTTTACTGGTTGCAAAAATTTCAATCAACCGCTTAATAGCTGGAATGTAAGCAGTGTAGCTGTTATGAGTTATATGTTTAGAGGTTGCAAAAATTTCAATCAACCACTTGATAGCTGGAATGTAAGCAGTGTAGTTAATATGATTAGGATGTTTGCTGGTTGCAAAAATTTTAATCAACCAATTAATAACTGGGATGTATCTAATGTAACTAAAATGAGTGGGATATTTGATGATTGCAAAATCAATGATGAGAATAAGCCTAAATTTACTAATATGTATGATTTGATGGAAAAAGATGATGATGAAGATGAGATACCATTTTAA